In the Mycolicibacter sp. MU0102 genome, one interval contains:
- the aceA gene encoding isocitrate lyase ICL2: MTTIETNPTTSAPVERDVDSDVAAVQKYFDSPRFEGITRLYSARQVVEQRGTIPSDYIVAREAATAFYARLRELFAAKKSITTFGPYSPGQAVVMKRVGIEGIYLGGWATSAKGSITEDPGPDLASYPLSQVPDEAAGLVRALLTADRNQQYLRLQMTDEQRAATPAVDYRPFIIADADTGHGGDPHVRNLIRRFVEAGVPGYHIEDQRPGTKKCGHQGGKVLVPSDEQIKRLNTARFQLDLMGVPGIIVARTDAEAANLVESRGDERDQPFILGTTNLKIPSYKSCFLAMTRQFFNSGITEINGHLLYALPEGEYVAADAWLERNGITALITKAGEDWRSDGRTSVDGLYDDIESKFVEAWQNDAGLMTFGDAVAEMLEFAEREGEPKEMSAAQWREFAARAPLYTAREKATELNADPGWDCERAKTPEGYFQVRGGIPYAIAKSLAAAPFADLLWMETKTADLADAREFAEAIHAQYPDQMLAYNLSPSFNWDTTGMTDEQMRAFPAELGKMGFVFNFITYGGHQVDGVASEEFAATLLQDGMLALARLQRKMRLVESPYRTPQTLVGGPRSDAALAASSGRTATTKAMGAGSTQHQHLVQTEVPKKLLEDWLALWAEHYQLGEKLRVQLRPTRPGSDVLELGIYGEGDDKLANVIVDPIKDRHGRSILTVRDQNTFSEKLRQKRLMDLTHLWLIHRFKAAAVHYVTPTQDNLYQTEKMKEHGIFSSVNQEVGEIIVADVNQPRIDELLASDRAALGKLISKQD, from the coding sequence ATGACGACGATCGAGACGAACCCGACGACAAGCGCACCGGTCGAACGCGATGTCGACTCCGACGTCGCAGCGGTGCAGAAGTACTTCGACAGCCCCCGTTTCGAAGGCATCACCCGTCTCTACAGCGCCCGCCAAGTCGTCGAGCAACGCGGCACCATTCCCTCCGACTACATCGTGGCGCGCGAAGCAGCGACCGCGTTCTACGCGCGGCTGCGTGAGCTGTTCGCTGCGAAGAAGAGCATCACCACCTTCGGCCCCTACTCGCCCGGCCAAGCGGTGGTGATGAAGCGAGTCGGCATCGAGGGCATCTACCTCGGCGGCTGGGCCACCTCGGCGAAGGGCTCCATCACCGAAGACCCGGGTCCGGACCTGGCCAGCTACCCGCTCAGTCAGGTTCCCGACGAGGCGGCCGGACTGGTGCGTGCCCTGCTCACCGCCGACCGCAACCAGCAGTACCTGCGCCTGCAGATGACCGATGAGCAGCGCGCCGCCACTCCGGCCGTGGACTACCGGCCGTTCATCATCGCCGACGCCGACACCGGCCACGGCGGTGATCCGCACGTGCGCAACCTGATCCGGCGCTTCGTGGAGGCCGGTGTCCCGGGTTACCACATCGAGGATCAGCGTCCCGGCACCAAGAAGTGCGGTCACCAGGGCGGCAAAGTTCTGGTGCCCTCTGACGAGCAGATCAAGCGGCTGAACACCGCCCGGTTCCAGTTGGATCTGATGGGCGTGCCCGGCATCATCGTCGCGCGCACCGACGCCGAGGCGGCGAACCTGGTCGAGAGCCGGGGCGACGAACGTGACCAGCCGTTCATCCTGGGCACCACGAACCTGAAGATCCCGTCGTACAAGTCCTGTTTCCTGGCCATGACGCGGCAGTTCTTCAACTCCGGCATCACCGAGATCAACGGCCACCTGCTCTACGCCCTGCCCGAAGGCGAGTACGTCGCCGCGGACGCCTGGCTGGAACGCAACGGCATCACGGCCCTGATCACCAAGGCCGGTGAAGACTGGCGCAGCGATGGGCGCACCTCGGTGGACGGCCTCTACGACGACATCGAATCGAAGTTCGTCGAAGCGTGGCAGAACGACGCCGGGCTGATGACGTTCGGCGACGCCGTCGCCGAGATGCTCGAATTCGCCGAACGTGAAGGCGAGCCCAAAGAGATGAGCGCCGCGCAGTGGCGGGAATTCGCCGCCCGGGCACCGCTTTACACCGCCCGGGAGAAGGCCACGGAGCTCAACGCCGACCCCGGCTGGGACTGCGAACGAGCCAAGACGCCCGAAGGCTACTTCCAGGTGCGCGGCGGGATTCCCTACGCGATCGCCAAGTCGCTGGCCGCCGCCCCCTTCGCCGACCTGTTGTGGATGGAGACCAAGACCGCCGACCTCGCCGACGCCCGCGAGTTCGCCGAGGCGATCCACGCCCAGTACCCCGACCAGATGCTGGCCTACAACCTGTCCCCCTCGTTCAACTGGGACACCACCGGCATGACGGACGAGCAGATGCGGGCCTTCCCCGCCGAGCTCGGCAAGATGGGCTTCGTCTTCAACTTCATCACCTACGGCGGCCACCAGGTCGACGGTGTGGCCTCCGAGGAGTTCGCGGCCACCCTGCTGCAGGACGGCATGCTGGCGCTGGCGCGACTGCAGCGCAAGATGCGCCTGGTGGAGTCGCCCTACCGCACACCGCAGACCCTCGTCGGCGGGCCACGCAGCGACGCTGCGCTGGCCGCGTCGTCGGGCCGCACCGCCACCACAAAGGCGATGGGCGCCGGATCCACCCAGCATCAGCATCTGGTGCAGACCGAGGTGCCCAAGAAGCTGCTGGAGGACTGGCTTGCGTTGTGGGCTGAGCACTACCAGCTCGGCGAGAAGCTACGTGTGCAACTGCGCCCCACCCGTCCCGGATCCGATGTGCTGGAACTGGGGATCTACGGCGAGGGCGACGACAAGCTTGCCAACGTGATTGTCGACCCGATCAAGGACCGGCACGGTCGCAGCATCTTGACGGTCCGCGACCAGAACACCTTCTCCGAGAAGCTGCGCCAGAAGCGGCTGATGGACCTGACCCACTTGTGGCTGATCCACCGGTTCAAGGCTGCGGCGGTGCACTACGTGACGCCCACTCAGGACAACCTGTACCAGACCGAGAAGATGAAGGAGCACGGCATCTTCAGCAGCGTCAACCAGGAGGTCGGCGAGATCATCGTCGCGGATGTCAACCAGCCGCGCATCGACGAGCTGCTGGCGTCCGACCGGGCGGCACTGGGCAAGCTGATCAGCAAGCAGGACTGA
- a CDS encoding UbiX family flavin prenyltransferase, with the protein MRLVVAMTGATGATLGIRLLETLGELGVETHLVLSEWARATIKIETDATVADVRALATHSYSARDLAAAISSGSFRTDGMVVCPCSMKTLSAIRIGFSDNLITRAADVTLKERRKLVLVAREAPLSEIHLENMHYLARAGAVIFPPTIAYYSRPSSVDEVTDYVVGRIIDQLGIEHSLINRWKDDPAARLAIVRRAK; encoded by the coding sequence ATGCGCCTAGTCGTCGCAATGACCGGAGCAACGGGCGCCACCTTGGGCATCCGCCTGTTGGAAACGCTCGGAGAGTTGGGTGTGGAGACGCACCTGGTCCTCAGCGAGTGGGCACGGGCAACGATCAAGATCGAGACCGATGCCACCGTCGCCGATGTCCGCGCACTGGCCACCCACAGCTACAGCGCTAGGGATCTGGCAGCAGCCATTTCCAGTGGATCCTTTCGCACCGACGGCATGGTCGTGTGTCCATGCAGCATGAAGACGTTGAGCGCCATCCGAATCGGCTTCAGCGACAACCTGATCACCCGCGCCGCCGACGTCACGCTCAAGGAGCGACGCAAGCTGGTTCTGGTCGCTCGGGAAGCGCCACTGAGCGAGATTCACCTGGAAAACATGCACTACCTGGCCCGTGCCGGCGCGGTGATTTTCCCGCCGACCATCGCCTATTACAGCCGACCCAGCTCCGTCGACGAGGTGACCGACTACGTGGTCGGCCGCATCATCGATCAGCTCGGAATCGAACACTCGCTGATCAATCGTTGGAAAGACGATCCTGCGGCTCGGCTGGCAATCGTGAGGAGAGCGAAATGA
- a CDS encoding PPE family protein produces the protein MDYGALPPEINSARMYAGPGPASLLASASAWQDLAAELNSAAASYGSVIAGLTSGSWLGASAVTMAAAASPYVTWLSATGAQAEQAGAQLAAAVTAYESAHAATVPPPLIAANRTLQQTLIATNLLGQNTAAIATTEAQYLEMWAQDAAAMYGYAGASAVATQVTPFASPPQTTDPARQAGQVASVAQSAAATSGSDTEALMSQGPQLLSTTPTALQALAAPTEEASTGGSMSSSMSSLNSLMMPMRMAMMPMSMLMRMLMGGSNGAKGAAAGVAAAGGAASGLLGSTGGAANTVTLTGFSGGSAATAGLGRAASIGALSVPPAWTGLGVASTPAATALPSVGGAAAPAAGMGTAAAVPPMVPFGSLAARGGVGGSATQYDFRPTVIPRSPAAG, from the coding sequence ATGGACTACGGAGCCTTGCCGCCGGAGATCAATTCGGCGCGCATGTATGCCGGCCCCGGCCCGGCATCGTTGCTGGCCTCTGCGAGCGCTTGGCAGGATTTGGCAGCCGAACTGAACTCCGCGGCCGCGTCCTATGGCTCAGTGATCGCGGGTCTGACGAGTGGTTCGTGGCTCGGCGCCTCGGCGGTGACGATGGCCGCCGCGGCAAGCCCCTACGTGACCTGGCTCAGTGCCACCGGGGCACAGGCCGAGCAGGCTGGCGCCCAACTGGCTGCCGCCGTCACGGCCTACGAGTCCGCCCACGCGGCTACCGTTCCGCCGCCGCTGATCGCGGCCAACCGCACCCTGCAGCAGACCCTGATCGCCACCAATCTCCTCGGGCAGAACACCGCGGCGATCGCCACGACCGAGGCGCAGTATCTCGAGATGTGGGCTCAGGACGCCGCGGCCATGTACGGCTACGCCGGGGCGTCGGCGGTCGCCACTCAGGTCACGCCGTTCGCCTCGCCGCCGCAGACCACCGACCCCGCCCGGCAGGCCGGCCAGGTCGCCTCGGTCGCGCAGTCGGCCGCCGCGACCAGCGGTAGCGACACCGAGGCGTTGATGTCGCAAGGGCCGCAACTGCTCTCGACGACCCCGACGGCGCTGCAGGCGCTGGCCGCACCCACGGAGGAGGCGTCGACGGGCGGGTCGATGTCGTCGTCAATGTCGAGCCTGAACTCGCTGATGATGCCGATGCGGATGGCCATGATGCCGATGAGCATGCTGATGCGGATGCTGATGGGCGGCTCTAACGGGGCCAAGGGCGCCGCGGCGGGGGTGGCGGCCGCCGGCGGGGCTGCTTCGGGCCTGCTCGGCTCCACCGGTGGCGCGGCGAACACCGTGACGTTGACGGGTTTCTCCGGCGGATCGGCGGCCACCGCCGGCCTGGGCCGGGCGGCCTCGATCGGCGCGTTGTCGGTGCCGCCTGCCTGGACCGGTCTGGGCGTGGCGAGCACGCCGGCGGCCACGGCATTGCCGTCGGTCGGTGGGGCAGCGGCTCCGGCAGCGGGGATGGGCACCGCGGCCGCGGTGCCGCCGATGGTGCCGTTCGGCAGCCTGGCCGCGCGCGGCGGGGTCGGCGGCTCGGCAACCCAGTACGACTTTCGGCCTACGGTGATCCCGCGGTCACCGGCAGCGGGGTAG
- a CDS encoding SDR family oxidoreductase, which yields MSETTPTRRILITGASKGIGRAVADRLAAAGLEPIGIARTAPQDFPGKFYAVDLADRSATATTLDAILADGPVDAVVNNVGFARFGRIGLVDLEDLFDTYDLNVRTAVQVVQAVLPGMLTRGWGRIVNVTSLTTLGTPERTPYAAAKAALESCTRIWAVELAATGITVNAVAPGPTETEMYRERSPIGSERESRFLQSIPMGRVGRPPEIAHVICFLLHEDAGYITGQIIRVDGGGSIGG from the coding sequence ATGTCCGAGACCACGCCGACACGGCGAATATTGATCACCGGTGCGTCCAAGGGCATCGGTCGGGCAGTAGCAGACCGCCTGGCCGCCGCCGGCCTCGAGCCGATCGGCATCGCCCGCACCGCACCCCAGGATTTCCCGGGCAAGTTCTACGCGGTGGACCTGGCCGACCGCTCGGCGACCGCAACGACTCTGGATGCGATCCTCGCCGACGGACCTGTGGACGCGGTGGTCAACAACGTCGGTTTCGCGCGGTTCGGTCGAATCGGTTTGGTCGATCTCGAGGACTTGTTCGACACCTACGACCTCAACGTGCGCACGGCTGTGCAGGTCGTTCAAGCCGTGTTACCGGGAATGCTTACACGGGGCTGGGGTCGCATCGTCAACGTCACAAGCTTGACGACATTAGGCACCCCCGAACGCACGCCCTACGCCGCTGCCAAGGCAGCCCTGGAATCTTGTACCCGGATTTGGGCCGTCGAGTTGGCCGCCACGGGGATCACCGTGAATGCCGTTGCGCCGGGGCCTACTGAAACGGAGATGTACCGCGAGCGAAGCCCGATCGGATCCGAGCGGGAAAGCCGCTTCCTGCAGAGCATCCCGATGGGTCGCGTCGGAAGGCCACCGGAGATTGCGCACGTGATCTGCTTCCTGCTGCACGAGGACGCCGGGTACATCACCGGGCAGATCATCCGGGTAGACGGTGGCGGAAGCATCGGCGGTTAA
- a CDS encoding RND family transporter → MSADGNPRPGYMRLVRRLAWPLIIFWLLLTVGLNVLVPPIESVARDHALTMSPHDAPSMIAAKHIGKTFDEFDSDSMVMLVIEGQTELGPDAHRYYDTLVGRLSADHEHVQHIADLWGDPITAAGVQSTDGKAAYAQINTAGDQGSTLGNESVDAVRKIVASVPTPDGVTAYITGQAALTTDMTEAADKSMFKMMAVTGVVIIIMLAIVYRSAATVALALVMVGFEMGTARGLVALLGDLGLLGFSTFVVAMLSSLAIAAGTDYAIFLIGRYHEARNAGEDRETAWYSMFRGTWHVILGSGLTIAGASLCLHFARLSYFKALGIPSAVGLLVVIAGALTVAPAIVAVGAPLLDPKRVEGRGWRRIGTANVRWPGAVFVSALLVTLAGMLVVPSMKISFNDRYYIPADLPANVGYDAAERHFSAARMNPDVLMVEADHDLRNPADMIILDRIAKNMFRTRGVERVQSITRPLGSPIEHSSIPFQVSMGSVPIQQNLQFMDDRLADMLRMSDDLGATVASMERLRDLVARMDTTTERMTADVVTINATVDEIRDHIADFDDVARPVRNYFYWEQHCTAIPVCHAVRSVFDAYDGMDKFSENMAPLLADMADMNAVMPQMVGQFEPMIAVAKSMQASVLSMHSTFSGLVTQMSRMTDTATEMGRAFDASMADDYFYLPPEAFDNPDFQKGLELFLSPDGKAARFIVTYDADPATPKGISFVEPMLASAHDAVKGTPLTGAKFYLTGTAAVYNDIQSGSMYDILIVGVAAVTLIFIVMLLLTRALVASAVIVGTVLLSLSAAFGLSVLVWQHIFGLPLNWIAPVFGVIILLAVGSDYNLLLVSRFQEEIGDGTKTGIRTGIIRSIGGTGSVVTAAGLVFAFTMMSMAVSDLYSIGQAGSTIGIGLLFDTLIVRSFLTPSIAALLGRWFWWPRRIHKVQPAAATPLPVTAGSP, encoded by the coding sequence ATGAGCGCCGACGGCAACCCCCGCCCGGGGTACATGCGCCTGGTTCGGCGGCTCGCATGGCCACTGATCATCTTCTGGCTGCTGCTGACCGTCGGCCTCAATGTGCTGGTGCCGCCGATCGAATCGGTGGCGAGGGACCACGCGTTGACGATGTCGCCGCACGATGCGCCGTCGATGATCGCCGCCAAGCACATCGGCAAGACGTTCGACGAGTTCGACTCCGACTCGATGGTGATGCTGGTGATCGAGGGCCAGACCGAACTGGGCCCCGACGCCCACCGCTACTACGACACCCTGGTTGGGCGGCTGTCCGCCGATCACGAGCATGTCCAGCACATTGCGGACCTGTGGGGCGACCCGATCACCGCCGCCGGCGTGCAGAGCACCGATGGCAAGGCCGCCTACGCGCAGATCAACACCGCGGGCGACCAGGGCAGCACCCTGGGCAACGAGTCGGTCGACGCGGTGCGCAAGATCGTCGCTTCGGTGCCGACGCCGGACGGGGTGACCGCGTACATCACCGGCCAGGCCGCGCTCACCACCGATATGACCGAGGCCGCGGACAAATCGATGTTCAAGATGATGGCGGTCACCGGTGTGGTCATCATCATCATGTTGGCGATCGTCTACCGATCCGCCGCCACCGTCGCACTGGCTCTGGTGATGGTCGGCTTTGAGATGGGCACCGCCCGCGGACTGGTTGCGCTGCTGGGAGACCTTGGCCTGTTGGGGTTCTCGACGTTCGTCGTCGCGATGTTGTCGTCGCTGGCGATCGCGGCGGGGACCGACTACGCGATCTTCCTGATCGGCCGCTACCACGAAGCCCGCAACGCCGGCGAGGACCGCGAGACCGCCTGGTATTCGATGTTCCGCGGTACCTGGCATGTCATCTTGGGCTCAGGGCTGACCATCGCCGGAGCCTCGTTGTGTCTGCACTTCGCCCGCCTGTCCTATTTCAAAGCACTCGGTATCCCATCGGCCGTGGGACTGCTGGTGGTGATTGCCGGCGCACTGACGGTGGCACCGGCCATCGTCGCCGTCGGCGCCCCGTTGCTCGACCCCAAGCGGGTCGAAGGACGCGGCTGGCGACGCATCGGCACCGCCAATGTCCGCTGGCCCGGTGCGGTGTTCGTGAGTGCCCTGCTGGTCACCCTGGCCGGCATGCTCGTCGTGCCGAGCATGAAGATCAGCTTCAACGACCGCTACTACATCCCGGCTGACCTGCCGGCCAATGTCGGCTACGACGCCGCCGAACGGCACTTCAGCGCCGCCCGGATGAACCCCGATGTGTTGATGGTCGAGGCCGATCACGACCTGCGCAATCCGGCCGACATGATCATCTTGGACCGGATCGCCAAGAACATGTTCCGCACCCGCGGGGTGGAGCGGGTGCAGAGCATCACCCGGCCGTTGGGCAGCCCCATCGAACACAGCTCGATCCCTTTCCAGGTCAGCATGGGCTCCGTGCCGATCCAGCAGAATCTGCAGTTCATGGACGACCGGTTGGCGGACATGCTCAGGATGAGCGACGACCTGGGTGCCACCGTCGCGTCCATGGAGCGGCTGCGGGATCTGGTCGCCCGGATGGACACCACCACCGAGCGCATGACCGCCGACGTGGTGACGATCAATGCGACCGTCGATGAGATCCGGGACCACATAGCCGATTTCGACGACGTCGCGCGCCCGGTTCGCAACTACTTCTACTGGGAACAGCACTGTACGGCCATCCCGGTCTGTCATGCCGTCCGTTCGGTGTTCGACGCCTACGACGGGATGGATAAGTTCAGCGAGAACATGGCTCCGCTGCTCGCCGACATGGCCGACATGAACGCGGTCATGCCGCAGATGGTCGGGCAGTTCGAGCCGATGATCGCGGTGGCGAAATCCATGCAGGCCAGCGTGCTTTCGATGCACTCGACTTTCTCCGGACTGGTGACCCAGATGTCACGGATGACCGACACCGCCACCGAGATGGGCCGGGCCTTCGACGCCTCCATGGCCGACGACTACTTCTATCTGCCGCCGGAGGCCTTCGACAACCCGGACTTCCAGAAGGGCTTGGAGCTGTTCCTGTCCCCGGACGGCAAGGCAGCGCGGTTCATTGTCACCTATGACGCGGATCCGGCTACCCCCAAGGGCATTTCGTTCGTCGAGCCGATGCTGGCCTCCGCCCACGACGCGGTGAAGGGCACCCCGCTGACGGGCGCCAAGTTCTATCTCACCGGAACCGCGGCGGTCTACAACGACATCCAGTCCGGTTCCATGTATGACATCCTGATCGTCGGGGTGGCGGCAGTGACGCTGATCTTCATCGTGATGCTGCTGCTGACCCGGGCGCTGGTGGCATCCGCGGTGATCGTCGGCACCGTGCTGCTGTCATTGAGTGCGGCGTTCGGGCTGTCGGTGCTGGTGTGGCAGCACATCTTCGGTCTGCCGCTTAACTGGATCGCCCCGGTGTTCGGTGTCATCATCCTGCTGGCGGTGGGATCCGACTACAACCTGCTGCTGGTCTCGCGCTTCCAAGAGGAGATCGGTGACGGCACCAAGACCGGGATCAGGACCGGGATAATCCGGTCGATCGGCGGAACCGGCTCGGTGGTCACCGCTGCGGGCCTGGTGTTCGCGTTCACGATGATGTCGATGGCGGTCAGCGATCTGTATTCGATCGGCCAAGCCGGCAGCACGATCGGGATCGGGCTGCTGTTCGACACCCTGATCGTGCGGTCGTTCCTGACCCCGTCGATCGCCGCGCTGCTCGGCCGCTGGTTCTGGTGGCCCAGAAGGATTCACAAGGTCCAGCCGGCGGCCGCTACCCCGCTGCCGGTGACCGCGGGATCACCGTAG
- a CDS encoding MmpS family transport accessory protein — MFSIAKRAWVPFVVALAAIAGTVAVVNLRSAFGSDEVFRWDGSGSAPIASINQKRVVYQVFGPAGTTGKVNYLNEQTQPTESTFSTLPWSNTMTTTSPAVIGTLVAQGDGDQIGCRIMVNGDIKDEQFATGHHAQVFCLVKAA; from the coding sequence ATGTTCTCAATCGCGAAGCGGGCCTGGGTGCCCTTTGTGGTCGCCCTGGCGGCGATCGCCGGAACCGTGGCGGTGGTTAACCTGCGCAGCGCATTCGGGTCCGACGAGGTCTTCCGCTGGGATGGCAGCGGATCAGCGCCGATCGCATCGATCAACCAGAAGCGGGTCGTCTACCAGGTTTTCGGACCCGCCGGCACCACAGGCAAGGTCAACTACCTCAACGAGCAGACCCAGCCCACGGAGTCGACATTCAGCACCCTGCCGTGGTCGAACACGATGACCACGACCAGCCCGGCGGTGATCGGCACTCTGGTCGCGCAGGGTGACGGAGACCAGATCGGTTGCCGCATCATGGTCAACGGCGACATCAAGGACGAGCAGTTCGCCACCGGGCACCACGCCCAGGTCTTCTGTCTGGTCAAAGCCGCATGA
- a CDS encoding HD domain-containing protein, protein MTRAVDTIAGVAIPDTALVRETTEYIRDAESDLLFHHSRRVFLFGALHGRLRGLTPDLELLYVGAMFHDVGLTERYRDSQLRFEVDSANAAHDFLRQAGINESDARKVWLGIALHTTPGVPEFLDPEIALVTAGVETDVLGIGRAELPAHLLDAVTDAHPRPDFKRRILHAFTEGVRHRPDSTFGTVNADVLAHFDPSFVRQDFVETILGNGWPE, encoded by the coding sequence ATGACCAGAGCAGTTGACACCATCGCCGGCGTTGCGATTCCCGACACCGCGCTGGTGCGGGAGACCACCGAGTACATCCGCGACGCCGAAAGCGACCTGTTGTTCCATCATTCCCGCCGGGTTTTCCTCTTCGGAGCTCTGCACGGCCGCCTACGCGGTCTGACACCCGACTTGGAACTGCTGTACGTGGGGGCGATGTTTCACGACGTGGGCTTGACCGAGCGCTATCGCGATTCGCAGCTGCGCTTCGAGGTGGACAGCGCCAACGCTGCCCACGACTTCCTGCGCCAGGCAGGTATCAACGAATCCGATGCTCGCAAGGTCTGGTTGGGTATCGCGTTGCACACCACCCCGGGTGTGCCGGAGTTTCTGGATCCGGAGATAGCTCTGGTCACCGCCGGGGTCGAAACTGATGTGCTCGGCATCGGTCGCGCCGAGCTGCCGGCGCACCTACTCGACGCGGTGACCGATGCGCACCCGCGACCGGACTTCAAACGCCGGATCCTGCATGCCTTCACCGAAGGTGTCCGGCACCGCCCTGACAGCACTTTCGGCACGGTGAACGCCGACGTGCTCGCGCACTTCGACCCATCTTTCGTCCGCCAGGACTTCGTGGAGACGATTCTCGGCAACGGCTGGCCCGAGTAG
- a CDS encoding fatty acyl-AMP ligase, protein MTQSQRSTPLKGLVQIEECLDSDGGIVLPPGETLISLIDRNIANVGDAVAFRYLDYAGQVEGQALELTWTQLGERLRAIGAGLQSLTAPGDRVAILAPQGLDYVTGFYAAVKCATVAVPLFAPELPGHTERLDTALRDSTPAVVLTTAAVRHIVDDFLGRLPQQLQPRVVVIDEIPDSAGEDFVPVDIDVDDVSHLQYTSGTTRPPVGVQVTHRSVATNLLQMILSIDMLDRNTHGLSWLPLYHDMGLSMIGFPAVYGGHSTLISPTAFIRRPQRWINALSEASRRGRVVTAAPNFAYELTAARGLPAPDADIDLSNVVMIVGSEPVNMAAITTFNEAFAPYGLPSTAIKPSYGIAEATLFVATIAPDAEASVLYLDRDQLGAGRAAPVAADAPGAVAQVSCGQVARSLSAVIVDAEHGAELPDAHIGEIWLHGENVTAGYWGRPDETRRAFGAHLRSRLDYGSHAGPTAADSAWLRTGDLGFYLDGELYVTGRTVDLMTLGGRAHYPHDIEATVAAASPMVRAGYVVAFAVPTEIADQLVIVAERATGTGRKDPAPAIAAIRAEVQRVHGVNAADIQFVQAGAIPRTTSGKLGRTACRQQYVAGTLGVH, encoded by the coding sequence ATGACGCAGTCGCAGCGCTCGACGCCCCTCAAGGGGCTGGTCCAGATCGAGGAATGCCTGGACTCCGATGGCGGCATCGTGCTGCCGCCGGGCGAAACCCTGATCTCGCTGATCGACCGCAATATCGCCAACGTGGGGGACGCGGTGGCGTTCCGTTACCTCGACTACGCCGGTCAGGTGGAGGGCCAGGCGCTGGAGCTGACCTGGACGCAACTCGGCGAGCGACTACGCGCCATCGGCGCCGGGCTGCAAAGTCTCACGGCTCCCGGCGATCGAGTGGCGATCCTTGCGCCGCAGGGACTGGACTACGTCACCGGGTTCTACGCCGCCGTCAAGTGCGCGACGGTCGCGGTGCCCCTGTTCGCCCCCGAACTCCCGGGGCACACCGAGCGACTCGACACCGCATTGCGGGACTCCACTCCGGCCGTGGTTCTGACGACGGCTGCGGTGCGGCACATCGTCGACGATTTTCTGGGCAGGCTGCCCCAGCAGTTGCAGCCCCGCGTGGTGGTCATCGACGAGATACCTGACTCGGCGGGGGAGGACTTCGTGCCCGTCGACATCGACGTCGACGACGTGTCGCACCTGCAGTACACCTCGGGCACCACGCGGCCGCCGGTCGGTGTGCAGGTGACTCACCGCTCGGTGGCCACCAACCTGCTGCAGATGATCCTGTCGATCGACATGCTGGACCGAAACACGCACGGGCTCAGCTGGTTACCGCTATATCACGATATGGGCCTGTCGATGATCGGATTTCCGGCGGTCTACGGGGGACACTCGACGCTGATCTCGCCGACGGCGTTCATCCGGCGGCCGCAGCGCTGGATCAACGCGCTGTCGGAGGCCTCGCGGCGCGGCCGGGTGGTTACGGCCGCACCGAATTTCGCCTATGAGCTGACCGCGGCGCGGGGCCTGCCGGCGCCGGATGCCGACATCGACCTGTCGAACGTGGTGATGATCGTCGGATCCGAACCGGTGAACATGGCGGCGATCACCACGTTCAACGAGGCGTTCGCGCCGTACGGGTTGCCGTCCACGGCCATCAAGCCGTCCTACGGGATCGCAGAGGCCACGCTGTTTGTCGCCACCATCGCTCCCGATGCCGAGGCAAGCGTGCTGTACCTGGACCGCGATCAACTCGGTGCCGGCCGCGCGGCGCCGGTGGCCGCCGATGCCCCGGGTGCGGTGGCCCAGGTCTCGTGCGGGCAGGTGGCCCGCAGTCTCTCCGCGGTGATCGTCGACGCCGAGCACGGCGCGGAACTGCCCGACGCCCACATCGGCGAGATCTGGCTGCACGGCGAGAACGTCACCGCCGGCTACTGGGGCCGGCCCGACGAGACCCGGCGCGCGTTCGGCGCCCACCTGCGGTCTCGGCTGGACTACGGCAGCCACGCTGGGCCGACAGCCGCCGACAGCGCGTGGCTGCGCACCGGTGACCTGGGCTTCTATCTCGACGGTGAGCTCTACGTGACCGGTCGCACGGTGGATCTGATGACGCTGGGGGGACGCGCTCACTATCCGCACGACATCGAAGCCACCGTGGCGGCGGCTTCACCGATGGTGCGTGCCGGCTATGTGGTCGCGTTCGCGGTGCCGACCGAGATCGCCGACCAGCTGGTAATCGTCGCCGAGCGCGCGACCGGCACCGGCCGCAAAGATCCCGCACCGGCGATCGCGGCCATCCGTGCCGAGGTGCAGCGGGTGCACGGGGTTAACGCCGCCGATATCCAGTTCGTCCAAGCCGGCGCCATCCCGCGCACCACCAGCGGAAAGCTCGGCCGTACCGCGTGCCGTCAGCAGTACGTGGCGGGCACGCTCGGGGTGCACTGA